One window from the genome of [Clostridium] celerecrescens 18A encodes:
- a CDS encoding DUF5702 domain-containing protein, which produces MRKSGQVTVFFSLALLCIFSLMCGLLESARTAGTRYYLKLAADSSMDSVFSRFHREAWDKYRLFLLECENGEELEKAWKGFMEPYMDSSGWYSMDMEKADTMQLFRITDGEGQYLKQEILDYMKYGIFEDMTDDKGAEALLRNLTEANAVKELSGSFRDHEREAVRLERALEDINDSLKQQKTYWRSAYERIRDYDGSGFRREADLLEREINRIPSLVKAYGKKADDLKNSLSGTNNDLTAAQYKLSKEVREALIGDTSCYGSYVNQDGERRREIEALPGQMEQIKQVMGQARYRSSEVEQIIDNWDRDDEEDDGPDLSGLWGSVGELWAKADIPTLSYSNGVKDPEKQRLLEQLEGFIQTGLLSLVLPDGKEISKGIISDDSFPSATCGDGQALESGLLDRILFGEYCGRFLTNVLSEEDKEVVYELEYLVSGKKTDEENLKQTVLDVLMIREGMNLVHILSDDQKREEAMSLAGLITGAVGMAPLTGIVAFFVMSIWALGEAIVDVRMLLEGKKVVFLKSGNTWKLSLDALLELGRTGTWEGGKEDENGIDYTGYLKLLLFPGESRQQHYRLMDVIQMNLCEKHADFRMANCIYQAEVMGTVRSRHMFFGGNNPSYPVEVRTEKAY; this is translated from the coding sequence ATGCGCAAAAGCGGACAGGTAACAGTATTTTTCAGTTTAGCTCTTTTATGCATATTCAGCCTGATGTGCGGACTTTTAGAGTCCGCACGGACTGCCGGAACCAGGTATTATCTAAAGCTGGCGGCTGATTCTTCCATGGACTCTGTATTCAGCAGGTTTCACAGAGAAGCCTGGGATAAATATCGTCTATTTCTTCTGGAATGTGAGAATGGCGAGGAACTGGAAAAAGCATGGAAGGGATTTATGGAGCCTTATATGGATAGCTCCGGTTGGTATTCCATGGATATGGAAAAGGCGGATACGATGCAGCTTTTTCGTATCACTGATGGGGAAGGACAGTATTTGAAGCAGGAGATTTTGGACTATATGAAGTATGGAATATTTGAAGATATGACAGATGATAAGGGTGCAGAAGCCCTGCTTAGGAACTTAACGGAAGCGAACGCAGTGAAAGAGTTATCCGGTTCGTTCCGTGACCATGAACGGGAAGCTGTCCGGTTGGAAAGGGCTTTGGAGGATATCAATGATTCATTAAAGCAGCAGAAGACTTACTGGCGGTCTGCTTATGAAAGAATCAGAGATTATGACGGTTCGGGATTTCGCAGAGAGGCGGATCTTTTGGAGCGGGAAATAAACCGGATTCCTTCCCTTGTAAAGGCCTATGGGAAGAAAGCAGATGATTTAAAAAACAGCTTAAGTGGAACTAATAATGACTTAACTGCGGCTCAGTACAAATTAAGCAAAGAAGTACGTGAGGCCTTAATCGGGGATACCTCTTGCTATGGATCCTATGTAAATCAGGATGGAGAGCGAAGGCGGGAAATTGAGGCCCTGCCGGGGCAGATGGAACAGATTAAACAGGTTATGGGACAGGCAAGATATCGTTCCTCTGAGGTAGAGCAGATCATTGATAACTGGGACCGTGATGATGAAGAGGATGACGGCCCCGATCTGTCCGGACTATGGGGGTCTGTAGGGGAACTATGGGCAAAGGCAGACATCCCCACTCTTTCTTATTCCAATGGGGTGAAGGACCCGGAAAAGCAGAGACTTTTGGAACAGTTAGAAGGTTTCATACAGACAGGGCTTTTATCTCTGGTTCTGCCTGATGGAAAAGAAATATCCAAAGGCATTATATCAGACGATTCTTTTCCTTCTGCTACCTGCGGGGATGGCCAGGCGCTGGAGTCAGGCCTTTTGGACCGGATTCTCTTTGGAGAGTATTGCGGCCGTTTTCTCACAAACGTTCTCTCAGAGGAGGATAAGGAGGTAGTGTACGAATTGGAGTATCTGGTTTCTGGAAAGAAAACAGATGAGGAAAACTTAAAGCAGACAGTTTTAGATGTACTCATGATAAGGGAAGGCATGAACTTAGTCCATATTCTTTCAGACGACCAGAAACGGGAGGAGGCAATGTCTCTTGCCGGCCTAATTACCGGAGCAGTAGGCATGGCTCCTCTAACCGGAATCGTTGCATTTTTTGTGATGAGCATCTGGGCGCTTGGAGAGGCGATTGTGGATGTGAGAATGCTTTTAGAGGGGAAAAAGGTAGTCTTTCTTAAGTCAGGAAACACATGGAAGCTGTCCCTTGATGCCTTACTTGAATTAGGAAGAACGGGAACATGGGAAGGTGGGAAAGAGGATGAAAACGGAATTGATTATACCGGCTATTTGAAGCTTCTTCTTTTTCCGGGAGAATCCCGGCAGCAGCATTACCGTCTTATGGATGTGATCCAGATGAATTTATGTGAGAAACATGCGGACTTTCGCATGGCAAACTGCATTTACCAGGCGGAAGTAATGGGAACTGTGAGATCAAGGCATATGTTTTTCGGAGGAAATAATCCCTCCTATCCGGTAGAAGTCCGGACAGAAAAAGCATATTAA
- a CDS encoding Flp1 family type IVb pilin encodes MLTSVNRQILDFFKEEDGVGVIEVVLILVVLIGLVIIFKKQITTLLDNIFKEINSQSKEVY; translated from the coding sequence ATGCTGACATCGGTAAACAGACAGATCCTGGATTTTTTTAAGGAAGAAGACGGAGTAGGCGTAATTGAAGTGGTGCTGATTCTGGTTGTTTTAATTGGGCTTGTCATTATTTTTAAAAAGCAGATAACGACTCTTCTTGATAACATATTCAAGGAAATCAACAGCCAGTCTAAAGAGGTGTATTGA
- a CDS encoding immunoglobulin-like domain-containing protein encodes MKRTWRFPFTKIQTACAVSGIALYVALELFYAAGGKAVSEGGGLKRAGPGHGEITYDILVSGLDGENGDRKIPVRIPVRERQYGEEEAKELFQRIGPELTRQMLGENESLEEVRESLNLKNSLGEYGLRISWESDNPQVIDSFGVVHNEEIPEEGEQVWLRARVTDGHHEDRFEFKVTVYPASLTKEEKAAADFLQWIGQMDMKQQTEDRLLLPSVYEGSRLTYFKPEEADHRILPVLGFLLAALLHVKEEFDRKSQAKIREQQLLFDYSELVSKLVVYIGAGLTVRGAWERIAAGYKEAVKQGKRSVRPAYEEMVKTAGQISSGLSEGRAYSDFGRRCGLQAYIKLSTLLEQSQKNGSRQLRPALELEMASAFEQRKNLAKKLGEEAGTKLLLPLFMMLGVVMVMIVVPAFLAFY; translated from the coding sequence ATGAAAAGAACATGGAGATTTCCCTTTACAAAGATACAGACGGCATGCGCTGTTTCCGGAATTGCCTTATATGTTGCTTTGGAGCTGTTTTATGCAGCAGGCGGAAAGGCGGTATCGGAAGGGGGAGGGCTTAAACGGGCAGGTCCGGGGCACGGAGAGATTACATATGATATCCTGGTATCCGGGCTTGACGGAGAGAATGGGGATAGGAAGATACCGGTGAGAATCCCTGTCAGGGAGCGGCAGTATGGGGAGGAAGAGGCAAAGGAGCTGTTTCAAAGGATCGGGCCTGAACTGACCCGGCAGATGCTGGGGGAAAATGAGTCCCTTGAGGAGGTGAGAGAAAGCTTAAATTTAAAAAACAGCCTGGGAGAGTATGGGCTTAGAATCAGCTGGGAGTCTGATAATCCCCAGGTGATCGATTCCTTTGGAGTTGTTCATAATGAAGAAATACCAGAAGAGGGAGAGCAGGTCTGGTTAAGGGCCAGAGTGACGGATGGGCATCATGAAGACCGATTTGAGTTTAAAGTGACGGTTTACCCAGCCTCCCTTACCAAGGAAGAAAAAGCAGCAGCAGACTTTCTTCAGTGGATTGGCCAGATGGATATGAAACAGCAGACGGAGGATCGCCTGTTACTGCCATCAGTTTATGAGGGGAGCCGGCTGACGTATTTCAAGCCTGAGGAGGCGGATCACCGGATATTGCCGGTACTGGGGTTCTTACTAGCAGCTCTCCTGCACGTGAAAGAAGAGTTTGACAGGAAAAGTCAGGCGAAGATCCGTGAGCAGCAATTGCTGTTTGATTATTCTGAGTTGGTTTCCAAGCTGGTAGTCTATATCGGAGCAGGTCTTACCGTCCGTGGAGCCTGGGAGAGGATTGCAGCTGGCTATAAGGAGGCGGTAAAGCAGGGGAAAAGGAGCGTTCGTCCGGCGTATGAGGAGATGGTGAAAACAGCAGGGCAGATTAGCAGCGGGCTGTCGGAAGGACGGGCGTACAGTGATTTTGGAAGGCGTTGCGGCTTACAGGCCTACATAAAGCTTTCTACCCTTCTGGAACAGAGCCAGAAAAACGGAAGCAGGCAGCTTCGCCCGGCTTTGGAGCTTGAGATGGCTTCAGCCTTTGAGCAAAGGAAGAACTTGGCGAAAAAGCTGGGGGAAGAAGCAGGAACCAAACTTTTGCTGCCCCTGTTTATGATGCTGGGAGTGGTCATGGTCATGATCGTAGTTCCTGCGTTCCTGGCATTTTATTAG
- a CDS encoding type II secretion system F family protein, whose product MELFKTPKNLKQQALRYETYDLTPVQWCLYGFQGLAIAGLFAYIFYRSATSLLLFVPMVFIFPMIKKGELKESRLQQLNLEFKEGILLLASFLSAGYSVENAFSASVKELGLLFGEEGMVSREFKHIESQIRMNRSVELALSDFAGRSGLDDVKNFAEVFASAKRSGGELVLIISQTADVIRDKVQVRQEILTMTASKQFEQKIMSMIPFFIVLYIDLTSPGFFNIMYSTGIGRILMTLCMIIYIAALGIAKWIMRIEI is encoded by the coding sequence TTGGAACTATTCAAAACGCCGAAAAACTTAAAGCAGCAGGCATTGAGATATGAAACCTATGATCTGACACCCGTTCAGTGGTGCCTGTATGGATTTCAGGGCCTGGCAATTGCAGGGCTTTTTGCTTACATCTTTTACCGCAGCGCTACGTCTCTTCTGTTATTTGTCCCAATGGTTTTTATATTCCCAATGATTAAAAAAGGAGAGCTGAAGGAAAGCCGGCTTCAGCAGTTAAATCTGGAATTTAAGGAGGGCATCCTGCTTTTAGCCTCCTTCTTAAGTGCCGGTTACTCTGTGGAGAATGCGTTTTCTGCTTCTGTAAAGGAATTGGGTTTGCTTTTCGGGGAGGAGGGGATGGTTTCCAGGGAATTTAAGCATATTGAGAGCCAGATCCGGATGAACCGTTCGGTGGAGCTGGCGCTTTCCGATTTTGCAGGCCGCAGCGGCCTTGATGATGTTAAGAACTTTGCGGAGGTATTTGCCTCGGCAAAGCGAAGTGGAGGAGAACTGGTTTTGATCATAAGCCAGACGGCGGATGTAATAAGGGACAAAGTACAGGTAAGACAGGAGATTTTAACGATGACAGCCTCAAAACAGTTTGAACAAAAAATTATGAGCATGATCCCCTTTTTTATTGTCCTTTATATTGATCTGACTTCTCCAGGCTTTTTTAACATCATGTACAGTACAGGAATCGGAAGGATTCTCATGACCCTTTGCATGATCATTTACATTGCTGCACTGGGGATTGCTAAGTGGATTATGAGGATTGAGATATGA
- a CDS encoding CpaF family protein, producing MDDKERRRLREEIIIELDERQQVTDEELYSIIDRRILEYGQGSFLPLKDKKELRGRLFDSFRRLGSLQELVDDEDVTEIMVNGADHVFVEKNGRMEQWGRSFDSQEQLEDTIQQIVSRVNRTVNVSRPIADARLSDGSRVHVVLPPIALDGPAVTIRKFPKPITMTRLLRLGSVTEEAANFLKCIVEAGYNIFISGGTNSGKSTFLNALSAYIPRDERIVTIEDSAELKIAHIPNLVRLETREANGEGAGEVSIGDLIRAALRMNPSRIIVGEVRGKEALDMISAMNTGHDGSLSTGHGNSPRDMLSRLETMVLMGADIPLAAVRSQVAAAIDILIHLGRLRDKSRRVLSIVEVIGYENGEIRLNPLYRFEEDCGNLEEGQAVHGSLKKVGTIQNAEKLKAAGIEI from the coding sequence ATGGACGATAAGGAGAGAAGAAGGCTTCGGGAAGAAATCATAATAGAGCTGGATGAACGGCAGCAGGTAACTGATGAGGAGCTTTATAGCATCATAGACCGTAGAATTTTGGAATATGGGCAGGGCAGTTTTCTTCCCCTAAAAGATAAGAAGGAGCTTCGTGGCAGGCTTTTCGATTCCTTCCGGAGGCTTGGGTCCCTTCAGGAGCTGGTAGATGATGAGGATGTGACGGAGATCATGGTAAATGGGGCAGATCATGTCTTTGTGGAGAAAAACGGGCGTATGGAGCAGTGGGGCAGATCCTTTGACAGCCAGGAGCAGCTGGAGGATACCATCCAGCAGATCGTCAGCAGAGTAAACCGAACGGTAAATGTATCAAGGCCCATAGCGGATGCCCGGTTGTCTGATGGTTCCAGGGTCCATGTCGTGCTGCCGCCCATTGCCTTAGACGGTCCTGCAGTGACCATCCGTAAGTTTCCAAAGCCCATTACCATGACAAGACTGTTAAGACTGGGCTCGGTTACGGAAGAGGCTGCGAATTTTCTAAAATGCATTGTAGAAGCAGGATACAATATTTTTATCAGCGGAGGGACCAATTCAGGAAAAAGTACGTTCCTTAATGCCCTGTCCGCCTACATCCCCAGGGATGAGCGGATTGTGACCATTGAAGATTCTGCGGAATTGAAGATTGCTCATATTCCCAATCTGGTGCGGCTTGAAACAAGAGAGGCTAATGGAGAGGGGGCTGGGGAGGTGTCCATTGGTGATCTGATCCGGGCTGCACTTAGAATGAATCCCAGCAGAATAATCGTCGGAGAAGTAAGAGGAAAGGAGGCTTTGGACATGATATCAGCCATGAACACCGGCCATGACGGAAGCCTTAGCACCGGCCATGGTAACAGTCCCAGGGACATGCTTTCCAGGCTGGAGACTATGGTGCTTATGGGAGCGGATATTCCATTGGCAGCAGTCAGAAGCCAGGTTGCGGCAGCAATTGATATCTTAATTCATTTGGGACGGCTCAGAGATAAAAGCAGGAGGGTCCTGTCCATTGTGGAGGTAATTGGTTATGAGAACGGAGAAATCAGGCTTAATCCATTATACAGGTTTGAGGAAGATTGTGGGAATCTGGAAGAAGGACAGGCTGTTCACGGAAGCCTTAAAAAAGTTGGAACTATTCAAAACGCCGAAAAACTTAAAGCAGCAGGCATTGAGATATGA
- a CDS encoding P-loop NTPase family protein produces the protein MAKKVMAVYDTDPLYTERFTEFVNQKEQVGFLVMAFTALERLKSYGEDHKIELLLISSSVPREEIEKIGAAVVIMLADGEAVPPGGQYPGVYKYQAADSLMREVLDYYCDDPGDPGYAMVSKTGRIIGIYSPINRCLKTSFSLTIGQLLARDLKVLYLNFEDCSGFRRLIGEEYRGGLSDLLYYYSQEGFRWVRLGSVVYTWGELDYVPPVQYPEDLCQATGQMMAELVSHIARESVYESIILDLGQFGKKAAEVLEICDVVYMPVKDDCVSAAKIEEFEEYLVSSGHESLKNRIQKIKPPYHCSFGRKDNYLEQLLWGELGDYTRQLLRKQP, from the coding sequence TTGGCAAAAAAAGTGATGGCGGTTTATGATACGGACCCTTTGTATACGGAGAGGTTCACGGAATTTGTAAACCAAAAGGAGCAGGTCGGGTTCTTGGTTATGGCATTTACAGCCCTGGAACGGCTGAAGTCCTATGGGGAAGACCATAAGATAGAGCTTTTGCTCATTAGTTCCTCCGTTCCCAGGGAGGAAATAGAGAAAATAGGCGCAGCCGTTGTGATCATGCTGGCTGACGGTGAAGCAGTCCCTCCGGGAGGACAGTATCCAGGTGTTTATAAATATCAGGCGGCTGACAGCCTGATGCGTGAGGTGTTGGATTACTACTGTGACGATCCCGGAGATCCGGGTTATGCCATGGTTTCAAAGACGGGGAGGATCATAGGAATCTATTCTCCCATCAACCGGTGTTTAAAGACCTCTTTCTCCCTTACCATAGGACAGCTTCTGGCCCGGGATTTAAAGGTTCTTTATTTAAACTTTGAGGATTGCTCAGGATTTCGGCGGCTGATCGGAGAAGAGTACAGGGGAGGTTTGTCTGATCTTTTATATTATTACAGCCAGGAAGGTTTTCGCTGGGTACGCCTTGGATCCGTCGTCTATACCTGGGGAGAGCTGGATTATGTGCCGCCTGTGCAATATCCTGAGGACCTTTGCCAGGCGACCGGACAGATGATGGCGGAGCTGGTATCCCACATTGCCAGGGAAAGTGTTTATGAATCCATTATTCTGGATTTAGGCCAATTTGGCAAGAAAGCTGCGGAGGTACTGGAGATATGCGATGTAGTATATATGCCGGTAAAGGATGACTGCGTATCTGCAGCAAAAATAGAAGAGTTTGAGGAATATCTGGTATCATCCGGTCATGAGTCTCTGAAAAACCGGATACAGAAAATAAAGCCTCCCTATCACTGCAGCTTTGGACGAAAAGATAACTATCTGGAACAGCTCTTATGGGGAGAATTGGGAGATTATACAAGACAGCTTTTAAGGAAGCAGCCATAA
- a CDS encoding prepilin peptidase → MLKLFVKRGDCIVRYVILLLILGAGAFYDVREHRIPNWLVLSGIVLGILLEIPGSKNPFGGLLFLLRLIIVTGIFFLLFLCRMIGAGDIKLTALICGFLGLKAGALAVGLGFLIGAFWSFFKMAGSGSFFVRLSCLLAYIRHVFQTGKLTTYYDPVRDGYDMVIPLGLCLFLGTLGSVLF, encoded by the coding sequence ATGTTAAAATTATTTGTAAAAAGGGGGGATTGTATCGTTCGGTATGTTATTTTGCTGCTTATTTTAGGAGCAGGAGCTTTTTATGATGTCCGGGAACACCGTATCCCTAACTGGCTGGTGCTTTCAGGGATTGTCCTTGGCATTCTGCTTGAAATCCCTGGATCAAAGAATCCTTTTGGAGGTCTTCTGTTCTTACTTAGACTAATAATTGTGACAGGGATATTCTTTTTACTGTTCCTGTGCCGGATGATCGGTGCGGGAGATATCAAGCTGACTGCACTTATATGCGGCTTTCTTGGGCTTAAAGCAGGCGCTTTGGCAGTTGGACTTGGTTTTCTTATAGGGGCTTTCTGGTCCTTTTTCAAAATGGCAGGGAGTGGCAGCTTTTTCGTCCGCCTTTCTTGTCTTCTTGCCTATATCAGGCACGTATTTCAAACAGGGAAACTTACAACCTACTATGATCCTGTCCGGGATGGATATGATATGGTGATACCTCTAGGTCTGTGCCTGTTTTTAGGGACACTGGGTTCTGTGTTATTTTGA
- a CDS encoding ArsR/SmtB family transcription factor, which translates to MHAEDFNELFQNCMPIFIALGDEVRLTIIKVLANAGIYDDPGNDVSNIKDDLSIRPRQGMNVKEITEMTRLSRPAISHHLKILKTAGLVNVRQEGTANYYYLTIGDSTKKLCSLGLYLQELMNQVT; encoded by the coding sequence ATGCATGCCGAGGATTTTAATGAACTTTTCCAGAATTGCATGCCGATTTTTATCGCTCTCGGGGACGAAGTGCGGCTGACCATTATTAAGGTTCTGGCCAATGCAGGTATTTATGATGACCCGGGAAACGACGTTTCAAACATCAAAGATGACCTAAGCATAAGACCCAGGCAGGGAATGAATGTAAAGGAAATCACGGAAATGACCCGGTTGTCCCGCCCTGCCATTTCCCATCATTTAAAGATTTTAAAAACAGCAGGTCTTGTGAATGTCCGCCAGGAAGGGACAGCTAATTATTACTACCTGACCATTGGCGACAGCACAAAAAAGCTTTGTTCTCTGGGACTGTATTTACAGGAACTGATGAATCAAGTTACATAA
- a CDS encoding YaaL family protein: MKHGLLKKHLVLSEEERNLRREIERSKTAIDSARNHFEQVVDPTLIDCYIYELNAAQLRYQFLLRRFKSREV, translated from the coding sequence ATGAAACATGGTCTTTTAAAAAAACATCTGGTCCTGTCAGAGGAAGAGCGGAATTTAAGGCGTGAGATCGAACGTTCCAAAACCGCCATTGATTCCGCCAGAAATCACTTTGAACAGGTGGTTGACCCAACGCTTATTGATTGTTATATCTACGAACTTAACGCAGCACAGCTGCGTTACCAGTTCCTTCTGCGACGCTTTAAAAGCCGGGAGGTATAA